One genomic segment of Triplophysa rosa linkage group LG22, Trosa_1v2, whole genome shotgun sequence includes these proteins:
- the rab36 gene encoding ras-related protein Rab-36: protein MHFAPPVSKDRIISKFPKCYNPQACIQMKDDWNTKAKVACQDRTARLQGYDRLKMSKAVVVGDLNVGKTCLINRFCKDVFERDYKATIGVDFEIERFEMSGLPYSLQIWDTAGQEKFKCIASAYYRGAQVIITVFDMADIKTLEHTQQWLSEALKENEPNSCFVFLVGTKRDLLSAEECQRTERDAIKIAAEMNAEFWSVSSKTGENISEFFFRVAALAFEDAILNDLETGNSTAQIGDGNILNDKALENSAAKPMKNSCC from the exons ATGCATTTCGCCCCTCCTGTTAGCAAAGACAGGATCATATCTAAATTTCCCAAG TGTTATAATCCTCAAGCTTGCATACAGATGAAAGACGACTGGAATACAAAAGCCAAGGTGGCTTGCCAAGACAGGACTGCTCGCTTACAAGG ATATGACAGGCTTAAGATGTCAAAAGCAGTGGTGGTTGGAGATCTGAATGTGGGAAAGACATGCTTAATAAACAG GTTCTGTAAAGACGTGTTTGAGAGAGATTACAAAGCTACTATTGGTGTTGACTTTGAGATTGAACGATTTGAGATGTCTGGGCTTCCATACTCTCTTCAAAT ATGGGACACAGCTGGTCAGGAAAAATTCAAATGCATTGCGTCAGCGTATTACAGAGGTGCCCAAG TTATTATAACTGTCTTTGACATGGCTGATATCAAGACCTTGGAACACACACA ACAGTGGTTATCGGAGGCTCTAAAGGAAAATGAACCAaactcttgttttgttttcttggttGGCACAAAAAGAGACCTCCTG TCTGCAGAGGAGTGCCAAAGAACAGAGAGAGATGCCATAAAGATTGCTGCCGAGATGAACGCTGAGTTCTGGTCGGTGTCTTCAAAAACAG GAGAGAACATCTCTGAGTTTTTCTTTCGTGTAGCAGCTCTGGCCTTTGAAGATGCCATTCTGAATGACCTGGAGACAGGAAACAGCACCGCTCAGATTGGAGATGGAAATATTCTGA atgATAAAGCATTGGAGAATTCCGCAGCAAAGCCAATGAAGAACTCCTGCTGTTGA